Proteins encoded within one genomic window of Bombus terrestris chromosome 11, iyBomTerr1.2, whole genome shotgun sequence:
- the LOC100647470 gene encoding zwei Ig domain protein zig-8 isoform X1 yields the protein MCSVMWLLRLLTTCCLVYLSASDSHTDLPLITDSVSTKSTTAAKRSVPTDAPMLNYIFDAHSTLNKHQHHHDHRWGPHFEGESKNMTVQAGGSAILDCRISLLQDKTVSWVRRQDNGEKVNLLTVGQQTYIGDPRYTVKFQYPDNWRLQIEPVNSSDEGQYECQVSTHPPKYIHVNLHINAPSVQIVDALGEPLRDKYYEADSTIELLCVVRHIAMQVQYSVVQWLHGNRVLNYDTTRGGISVKTDLMEEGANSTLSIARVGPADSGNYTCHLTTMPDQPATVHVHVLNGESLAELHHGSAKSVGGSGSLLLLLFVLLGRIQQVFR from the exons ATCTGCCGCTAATAACGGATTCGGTATCGACGAAATCGACGACGGCGGCAAAGCGATCGGTACCGACGGACGCGCCGATGTTGAACTACATTTTCGATGCGCACAGCACGCTAAACAAGCATCAACATCATCACGATCATCGGTGGGGTCCTCATTTCGAAGGGGAAAGCAAGAACATGACCGTGCAAGCTGGTGGAAGTGCGATCCTCGACTGCAGGATATCCTTGCTACAGGATAAAACC GTGTCTTGGGTACGTAGACAAGATAACGGAGAAAAGGTGAATCTGCTGACGGTGGGGCAGCAGACGTACATAGGAGATCCAAGATACACGGTGAAGTTCCAATACCCGGACAACTGGCGCTTACAAATCGAGCCCGTGAACAGTAGCGACGAGGGCCAGTACGAGTGCCAAGTCAGCACTCATCCGCCCAAGTATATTCACGTGAATCTTCACATCAACG CACCGTCCGTCCAAATAGTGGACGCCCTGGGTGAACCGCTGAGAGACAAGTACTACGAGGCTGACAGCACCATCGAGCTATTGTGCGTCGtgcgtcatatagcgatgcaagtCCAGTATAGTGTCGTTCAGTGGCTTCACGGCAACAGAGTTCTCAATTACGACACGACGAGAGGCGGTATCAG CGTGAAAACGGACCTAATGGAAGAGGGGGCCAATTCGACACTCAGCATAGCGAGGGTGGGACCAGCTGACAGCGGAAACTACACGTGCCATCTCACCACCATGCCCGATCAACCTGCCACTGTTCACGTGCACGTGCTCAACG GAGAAAGCTTAGCCGAACTGCATCACGGATCCGCAAAAAGCGTGGGCGGTAGCGGGTCGTTGCTACTGCTTCTGTTCGTTCTCCTGGGCCGGATACAACAGGTGTTCAGATGA
- the LOC100647470 gene encoding zwei Ig domain protein zig-8 isoform X2, with product MCSVMWLLRLLTTCCLVYLSASDSHTDLPLITDSVSTKSTTAAKRSVPTDAPMLNYIFDAHSTLNKHQHHHDHRWGPHFEGESKNMTVQAGGSAILDCRISLLQDKTVSWVRRQDNGEKVNLLTVGQQTYIGDPRYTVKFQYPDNWRLQIEPVNSSDEGQYECQVSTHPPKYIHVNLHINAPSVQIVDALGEPLRDKYYEADSTIELLCVVRHIAMQVQYSVVQWLHGNRVLNYDTTRGGISVKTDLMEEGANSTLSIARVGPADSGNYTCHLTTMPDQPATVHVHVLNESLAELHHGSAKSVGGSGSLLLLLFVLLGRIQQVFR from the exons ATCTGCCGCTAATAACGGATTCGGTATCGACGAAATCGACGACGGCGGCAAAGCGATCGGTACCGACGGACGCGCCGATGTTGAACTACATTTTCGATGCGCACAGCACGCTAAACAAGCATCAACATCATCACGATCATCGGTGGGGTCCTCATTTCGAAGGGGAAAGCAAGAACATGACCGTGCAAGCTGGTGGAAGTGCGATCCTCGACTGCAGGATATCCTTGCTACAGGATAAAACC GTGTCTTGGGTACGTAGACAAGATAACGGAGAAAAGGTGAATCTGCTGACGGTGGGGCAGCAGACGTACATAGGAGATCCAAGATACACGGTGAAGTTCCAATACCCGGACAACTGGCGCTTACAAATCGAGCCCGTGAACAGTAGCGACGAGGGCCAGTACGAGTGCCAAGTCAGCACTCATCCGCCCAAGTATATTCACGTGAATCTTCACATCAACG CACCGTCCGTCCAAATAGTGGACGCCCTGGGTGAACCGCTGAGAGACAAGTACTACGAGGCTGACAGCACCATCGAGCTATTGTGCGTCGtgcgtcatatagcgatgcaagtCCAGTATAGTGTCGTTCAGTGGCTTCACGGCAACAGAGTTCTCAATTACGACACGACGAGAGGCGGTATCAG CGTGAAAACGGACCTAATGGAAGAGGGGGCCAATTCGACACTCAGCATAGCGAGGGTGGGACCAGCTGACAGCGGAAACTACACGTGCCATCTCACCACCATGCCCGATCAACCTGCCACTGTTCACGTGCACGTGCTCAACG AAAGCTTAGCCGAACTGCATCACGGATCCGCAAAAAGCGTGGGCGGTAGCGGGTCGTTGCTACTGCTTCTGTTCGTTCTCCTGGGCCGGATACAACAGGTGTTCAGATGA